The sequence CACTGGGAAACCGTGCGCTTCGACCTGCAGCATCCCAACAATGCCATCCAGCGCCAGGGCGGCTGGAATGCCTTCATCAACCGCCAGATCCTTCCCTACCGGGGTGGCCGCGCCGATTGGGTCCCCAATTATTCCCTGCATCTGCTGGGCGGCGGCATGGTGTACCGCAAGAACGCGGAGTGGTTCGAGGCCCATGGCGTTCCGTATCCCAAGCTCACTTCGGCCCTGATCGGAACCGCTGCAGAACTGCTTCAGGAAACGGTGGAGAAGACCTCCACCAAGCCCGACGACGAGATCGCCGATGTATATCTTTTCCGGCCCCTCGGAATGCTGCTTTTCAATTGGGATCGGTTCGCGCGCTTCGCCGCGGAAGACTTGCACCTGGCGGAATGGAACGGGCAGCCCATCTATGAGCCGGACTATGCGCGGCCTTCGGGCGCCAAGGGCCGGATCACCAATGTGAGCCAGAATTTCGTGGTGCGCCCGGTGATCGGCGGGCCCGATGCGGCGCGCCCCTTCATCTATTTCGGGCTCACGACCCTGGTGGGGCTGTCCCATTCGGTCACGAGGTCCGACAGCTTTTCATGGGGCTTCGGCGCCTCCATCCAGAAGGCCCAGGACCCCACCATCACCCATTTCAGCGCCGGTCTCTTCTACGACCGCAACGACTCGCTGCTGGCTTCGCTGATCTTCAACGGCACGGATGATCTCAAGGTGCGCCTGAACATCTATCCAGGCTTCGTGGGCACCGGAAAGTGGTGGTCGCCGGGCATCTACGTGGGCCTCGGCGGCAAGGGCCGCCTCAGCGCCGGCCTCACGCTCCGCGTGTTTCCGGTGGGCTGGGGCCGCACCCAGCATCCGACGCCGGCGATCCCGCCGCCGCGTTAGTCCCAAGTCTCAAGTCCCGAGTCGCAAGACCCAAGTCCCAAGCCCCAAGCCCGCACGAATGCTGCATCGGGCTTCCTTGAGACTTGAGTCTTGAGACTTGGGACTAATACGAGCCCTCGTCCTTCATGGGCGGATAGTCCTTCCCGAATTTGTTCTTGTGCGGCTCGAAGGGGGGGAGGTTCGCGCTCAGGGTCCACTCGCCGCGGACGCTGCCCTCGCCGATGGTGATGGGGAAGACCCTTTCGCCGGTCTCGGGATGCCAGAGCTTCAGCCGGTAGGTGCCGCTGGGGATTCCTTCGAAGGCCAGGCCCGCCTTGCCATCCAGCACTTGGGCGTAGGGGGTTTCCAGGACCCACAGGAATGCGTTCATCTTGTGGTGGACATTGCAGTACAGCTTCACCAGGCCTGGCTTGGCCAGCTTGACGGGCGGCGGCGTGTCGCCGGGCTCGTACTGGCCCGTGTCGAAGGGCACGGCGCAGCAGACGCTGAACACGTTGTGGACGATGGAGTCCTGGTTCGGAAAGGCGACCAGGCTGCCGGGCGTGGTCCAGGCCACGCGGGGGGAGAACCGCTTGCCTACCGTCCGGATGCGCAGCAAGGGGCGTTTCGACATGTTGGGCCTGGGCGCCGACAGCGGTTCCAGGATGGCGATGACATCCTTCAGGGTTTCCCGCGGTTTTCCAGTCTTATCCACCACCTTCACCGGGCCGGAGAGGCCCCCGGCCAGGAGGGGAATGGCCAGCAGCGCCAGCATGGATGACTTGAGGGGCATAGGGACTCCGTCAGGCGTCCCAGGAAGCCTACTCCAATTCATCGATCTGGCTGTAGAACCCGGCCGGCGCTTTCCCCAGGGCCGCGCGCAGGATGGCGGCATGGCTCACTTCATCGCCCATGATCCGGGCCGCGGCCTCCAACAAAGCCTTGGTCTTGAACTGCGATATCGCGGCCTGGTAGGCCCTGGCGGCCTTCATCTCCAGGAACAGGGCCAGCCGCAGCACATCGGCTTCGGATTTCAGTTCAAAGGCACTGAAGTCGTAGTCTTTCTTGGGGTCCGCAGGAGAACCGCCCAGGTTTTTAATGACAGCGCTGAGGGCTTCGCGGTGGCTTTCATGGCTGCCCTTGAAGGTGCCGCCCACGGCCAGCACGCCTTTGCTCAGCAGGCCCGAGCCGCCCGCCAGCCCGTAGGCGTAGATGGCCGTGTGCTCCAGCACCAGTGCGCCGTTGAGTATGCTCAGGTCCCCGGTGGGCCGGGCATCCCCGCCGGGGGCGGCCTCGGGTTTGCGGCAGCCCAGCAGGCCTCCGGAGGCGGTCAGCACGGCCCCTCCCATCAACGCGCTGAGGAACAAGCGGCGGTCGGACATGGTCGCTCCAGGCATGGACATCGAGGGTGAAGGTGGATTTTTAGGCACTCTGTATCGCTTAAAGGTTTGGATGCCAGGAACCCTTGGCACGTGCCACTCCTTTTGCGCATCGAAGGCAAGAACGGAAGGCCGCTAAGATTGTCCAAACCCGTTTCCCCTTCTCCGAGGTCCGCCATGAGCCGTGAAGTGCGCTGGTACCGCTCGCTCGCCTGGAAGTTCTTCCTCCGCACGAGCGTGACCATCCTGGTGATCATCGGCGTGCTGGTCTTCATCACCTCCACGGTGGCGGACCGGAAGGCGCGGGAATCCGCCGGGGCGCAGATGCTCTCCGCCAGCCAGGTGGTGGACCGCACCTTCGAGCAGCAGGGCAAGATCATGGACGCGGGGCTGGAGGTCTTCACCCAGTATTCGGCCAATCTGGCGAACATCGAAAAGGGCGATTACTCGTCCGTGCGCGACACCTTGTTGGACAACCTCTCCCGGCTCAATTCCCAGATCGCCGTGGTCATCCGCCCCTCGGGCGCCCTGCTCTCCTGCACCACCGACGGCGTCAAGCAGGACTACAACGACGTGGGGATCGTGCAGATGGCCATGTACCCGGATGAAGCCAGGAAGGCGGGCTATCCCGGCCCTTCCTACCGCGGCTTCTTCAAGATCGACGAAGGGAAATTCAAGGGCGTCTACCATGCGGTGGCCCGGTCCATCTCGACCCCCGGAGGCGCTTCCCTCGGCGTCATGCTGGTGGGCAACAGCCTCAGCGACGAGGCCGCCAAGGAGCTGCGGTTCGTGTCCCTGCCCCCGGGCCGGAAAGGCGACCTGCCGCCCCATTTCGGGTTGTTGAGCCAGTTCCAGATCCAGGGGCTCACGGTGGCGGATGCGAGCCAGCGCGATGCGCTGCAGCGGGCGATTTCCACGGGGGACGGCTTCAAGGCGGCCCAGGCCGGAGTCCTGGCCGGGCAGAGGTCCGCCACGATCCCCGTTGCCCTGGAAGGCAGGCCCTACCTCGCGGTCCTGGCGCCCTTGAAGGGAGTCAACGCTCTGGATCTCAGGATCGCAGACGTGGTGATGATGCCTCTCGAACCCTTCCTGGCGCCTTTCGTGACCATCCGCAACGTGATCCTCGCGACCGGGGCGGGCGGGCTGCTCCTCGCGATGATCTTTTCGCTGACCTCCAGCCGCGCGGTGACCTCGCCCCTGTCGGCCCTGGCCCGCGCCACGGCCCAATTGGCCGAAGGAGAAAGGCCCGAGATTCCGGCGCTCAACAGCCAGGATGAGGTGGGCTACCTCACCCAGGCCTTCCGGGCGATGCTCTCGGAGCTGAAGGCGAAGGATGAATTGCTGGCGGCCCTCGAGCACCTGGACCCGAAGGACGGTCGCCGGGGCATGGGTGCGGAGATGGAATCCGTGGCGCAGAGCCGCGTCAGCATGAGCGCCGTGGATGTGGACGCCACCATCATGCTGGCCACGACGTCCCAGGTGATGCGCGGCGAAGACCCCTCGCCCCAGCGGAAGCGGGTGACCCTGAAGGAAGGCGAGATTTTCGCAGGCCGATACCGCATCGAGAACATCCTGGGGAAGGGCGGCATGGGCATCGTGCTGAAGGCCCACGACCAGCAGTTGGACGAGGACGTGGCCCTGAAGATCATCCGGCCCGAACACGACCTTTCCACGGGCTTCCTGGAGCAGCTCAAGCAGGAGATCAAACTGGCCCGGAAGATCACCAACAAGTACGTGCTGCGCACCCATGACTTCGGCGAGTTCGAAGGCCTGCCCTTCGTTTCCATGGAATACCTGAAGGGCGTCACCTTGAAACAGCTCCTGGACGACCGGGGCAGCCTGCCCATCGGCCTGGTGCTCCGCATCGGCCGCCAGGTCTCGGAGGGCCTGGAGGCCGCGCACGGCGAGGGCGTAGTGCACCGCGACATCAAGCCGTTGAACATCCTGTTCGATGCCCGCGGCGACGCCAAGATCATGGATTTCGGCCTGGCCGCGCCGGTGGCCGCCAAGGGCTCCTCGGCCGAGGGCCAGGTCTTCGGCACGCCGCGCTACATGTCCCCGGAGCAGGTGAGGGGCGAACGGGTGGATCCCCGCACGGACCTCTACGCGCTCGGCGTGATGCTCTTCGAGCTCTCCACGGGCTTTCCGCCTTTCGAGCATGCGGTCATCACGGAGCTGCTGCGCATGCACCTGAGCACCCCGGTGCCCAGAGCCAAGGAACTGGCTCCGGACCTGCCCGAGGGCTTTTCCTTCCTCCTGGAGCGGCTCATGGCCAAACGCATCGAAGACCGGCCCGCTTCGGCGATGGAAGTGGTGGAAATCCTCAAGCTCCTAGCCGCCGGCGGTTCGGGCGAAACGAAGCGGGTGGCGTGATGGACCGCCGGGAGCTGCTGCTGGCCCTCGCTGCCGTGGCCGCCAGCGGGAGCCCCTTGCTGGCCGGGGGGAAGATCAAAAAGGGCGATTGCGCTTACAAGGGATTCAAGCTCCACGGGAAAGTCCAGATCGTGGACCATTTTCCGGACCTCAAGATCCAGATCGTCGACCATTTTCCCGACCTGAAGGTGCAGAAGGTGGAGCACTTCCCCAACGCCTGCGGCCAGTGGCAGATCGTGGAGCATTTCCCGGATTTCAAGGTGCAGATCGTCGACCATTTCCCGGATCTCAAGATCCAGTGGGTGGACCATTTCCCTGGCGTGCCCTGAATCCTAGCCTTCCTCGAAGCCCCGCTGCGCGAAGCGGCTCAGTTTTTCGTCCACATCCCGCATCTGCAGCGCCCGCGCCACGTAGCGGCCGATCGGGTCGGCCTCCAGGTTCACGGCGTCGCCGGGCTTCATGGACGCCAGGGCCGTGCGCTTCACGGTTTCCGGGATCAGGGCGACGCTGAACCAATCGCGGCCGCAGTCCACGACCGTCAGCGAGATGCCGTCCACGGCGATGCTGCCCTTGGGGGCCGTCATGGGCGCGAAAAAGGAAGGCATTGTGAACCGCCACAGCCCCTCGCCTCCGGGCCGCTCCAGCAGGGCGCCCAGGCCGTCCACGTGGCCGCTGACCAGATGCCCGTCCAGCGGATCGCCCACCCGGAGGCTCGGCTCCAGGTGCAGCGTGGCGCCGATGGACAAGCGGCCCAGGGTGGTCTTGGCCAGGGTCTCTTCGCTCAGCTCCGTTTCCCAGGCCCGCTCGTCGCAGAGCACCGAGGTCAGGCAGGCTCCGTTCACGGCGATGCTCGCCCCCAGCTCGGCGTGGTCCAGCACCTCCTGGGCGGCCGCGATGCGCAGCCGGGCCCCGCCGCTCCGGGGGCTGCGGGATTCCAGGGTGCCAAGGTGGCGGATCAGACCGGTGAACATGGGTGTCTACAGCCTAGCGCGTGGGTTCCAAGTCTCGAGTCGAAAGTCGAAAAGTCAAAAAGTCAAAAAGTCGAAAAGTTAAAGGGCTACGGCCTAGGCATCGCCGTTCTGCAGCGCGCTTTTCCGTGCGCCGTAGGCGAAATAGATGGCCAGGCCGATGGCGAGCCAGACCACGAAGCGGATCCAGGTGAGCCAGGGCAGGCCCAGGGCGAACCAGACGCAGCCGACGATCCCCGCGGGAGCCAGGACCCACATGGCGGGCATCAGGAACTTGCGGGGGGACTCGGGGCGGCGGTGGCGCAGGACCATCACCGCGACGCAGACCACCGCGAAGGCGAAGAGGGTCCCGATGTTGGTGAGTTCCACCACTTCATCGATGTTCAGCAAGGCCGCGGGGATGGCCACGATGAAGCCCGTGAGGATGGTCGCGTTGGAAGGCGTCTTGAATTTCGGATGGATCTTGCCGAACCAGGGGCCCAGGAGGCCATCGCGGCTCATGGACATGAAGATGCGCGGCTGGCCCACCTGGTAGACCAGCAGCGCCGCCGTGGTGGCGATGACGGCGCCGAAACTGATCACGGCGGCGATGGCGGCCATCCGGTGCTCGGTGAAGATGTAGGACAGCGGGTCGGCGATGCCGCCCAGCTTGGTGTAGTGCACCATCCCCGTCGTGACCAGCGCGACGGCCGCGTAGATCACGGTGCAGATGCCCAGGGACCAGAGGATGCCCAGCGGCAGGTCGCGGCCGGGGTTCCGGCATTCTTCCGCCGTGGTGCTCACCGCGTCGAATCCGATGAAGGCGAAGAAGATGATCGCCGCGCCGGCCTGGATGCCCTTGAATCCGTGGGGCACGAAGGGATGCCAGTTGGCCGGGGCGATGAACTGGATGCCGAGGCCCACCACCGTCAGCAGGATGACCACCTTGATGACCACCATGATGCTGTTGGCGCGGGCGCTTTCCTTGATGCCGATGTAGCAGAGCCAGGTGATGAGCACGGTGATGATCACCGCGAGCAGATTGATGGTGACCGGGAAGCCGCCGATGGTCGGGGCGTTCTTGAGCACGTCCCAGTGGGCGAAGGTGGCCGCCCCGTCGGCCAGCCCGGCCTTGGCATCCGCGATCACGTGCAGTTTGTCGGACAGGCCGAGTTTCTCCACGCCCGCGCCGAGCTTCAGCGCCGTGCGCGGATCCATGGCCAGCCAGCCGGGAATATCCACGTGGAAGACATTCGACAGGAAGCTCCGCGCATAGTCGCCCCAGGAAATGGCCACGGCGACATTGGAGACCGCGTATTCCAGCAGCAGGTCCCAGCCGATGATCCAGGCCATGAGTTCGCCCAAGGTCGCGTAGGCATAGGTGTAGGCCGAGCCCGAGACCGGGATCATGGAGGCCAGTTCGGCATAGGCCAGCGCCGTGAAGCCGCAGATGAGGGCCACCAGCAGGATGCTCAGCACCAGGCTGGGGCCCGCGGGCAGGCGGCCGTCGGCCATGTTGCCCGCCGCCGCGGTGCCGATGCTTGAAAAGATCCCGGCGCCGATGATGGCGCCGATGCCGAACATCGCCAGGTCGAAGGCGCCGAGATTCTTCTTGAGCTGGTGTTCGGGCTCATCGGCCGTGGCCTTGAGCTGTTCGAGGGATTTCGTGCGGAAAAAATTCATGCGGCTCATTCCTGGATTTGAATCGTTTCAAGGGGAAAGATCCAGGGTATCAGGTGGGCTTTGGGCGGTAGGCGGTAGTCTGTAGGCAGCGCCACCGACGCGGCCCCGGGCCGCACCCGCCACCCATCGCCCACAGCCCATAGCCAAGCCCATGTTCCTTTGGAAAGACCGCCGACTCCGCTTGAACCTGACCCGCCTGGGGATCCAGTACCTGGTGGCCCTGTTCCTCGTGGGCGCTTTCTCGGTGAACACCGGAAACAACCTGTTGTACGTGATCTTCTCCCTGATGCTCGGGCTGTTCCTGGTCTCGGGCTGGGTGAGCCGCGCGGCGCTCCGGGGCCTGGCCCCGGCCTCCCTGGAAGAGGGCAACCTGTTCGCGAGGGTGAGGGGCGGCCTGCGGGTCAGGTTCAAGGACAAGGCCCCGGCGCGCCTGCGGGCCCTGGAGGTGCATCTGGAAATGGAAGGCGGCCGGGTCGAGCCGGGCTTTCTCGCGGGGGGCGACAAGACCGCCGGGGAGCCGCTGCTCGTGCTTCATGCGCGTTGTGAAAAGCGCGGGTGGACCAAAATCAGCAGCCTGGAGATCCGCACCAGCTATCCCTTCGGCTTCGTCGAAAAAGCCCTTCGCTTCACCCTCGACCAATCGGTCCTCGTGTTGCCCCATCCCCGCACCAACATCCTGCCGCCGCGCGCGCCGAAAGGGGAGGTCCGCCGCAACATTCCGGTGGCCGGCGAGAGCAGCCCCGAGGGCTCCCGGCCCCTCCGCCCGGGGGACGCCCCCAGCCGCGTGCACTGGAAACGCACAGCCCAGCGGGGCCATCCCTGGGTCCGCACCTTCGAGGGCGAGCAGCCCGAAGGCCTGCACCTCCGGCTGGAATTGAAGGATTGGGCGTCCGGCCGGCCCTTCGAACGGGAATTGGAGCGGCTTTCCGGCGCCATCCTCCAGGCCAGGCTCCAGAAGCGGGATGTCAGCCTGGAGATCTTCGGCGAAGGGTTCCGCCGGGAGGCCTTCGGCCATACCGCATGCTGGCGGGCCCTGGCCGTCGCCGAGCCCGAAGGCGTGGTGAATGCCGCCCTCATCCTCAACCCCACCGGTCCACTTGCCATCCCGATCCCTGGAGGCGCCCATGCCTTTTGAAACCGCCCAAGCCCCTGAATGGACGCCTTTGCTGAAGGCCGCCTGGGAGGCCAGAGGCAGGGCCCATGCGCCCTATTCGGGTTTCCAGGTGGGGGCCGCGCTCCTCCGCAGAGGCGGAAGCGTGGTGGCCGGATGCAATGTGGAGAACGCGAGCTACCCCATGTGCACCTGCGCTGAGCGCACGGCGGTGTGCGCCGCCGTGGCGGCCGGGATGAAGGAGGGCGAGCTGGAAGCGATCGCAGTGGTGACCGGCGCCGAGGTCCTGACGCCTCCCTGCGGGGCCTGCCGGCAGGTGCTCGTGGAATTCGCGGACGATCTGCCCATCCTGCTCGACAACGGCCGCCAGAGGGTGCTGCGCCATTTGAAGGACCTGCTTCCGGATGCTTTCACAGGCCGTAATTTCACCCCCCCTGGGCAAGACTCGTCGCATCGCCAGTTGTAGTAATCCGGGAGCCTTCCTACACTGACAGTAACTTCTGCCAGGCCACCCATGTCCATCGATCGAGCCAAAGTCACCAAGGAAGCCGACAAGCTATTGGCGGCTGGCCGCATCGACAAGGCCATCGAGGAGTACCGCAAGCTTCTGGATGACAATCCCAAGGATCTGCCGCTGATGAACCGCATCGGCGATCTGTGCGTCCAGGCCAAGCGCATCGGCGAGGCCATCGACCTGTTCAAACGCCTGGGCATGACCTATGAACGGGACGGCTTCACCCAGAAGGGCATCGCGGTCCTGAAGAAGGCCACGCGCCTGGCGCCGGATGACCTGGACATGAGCGGCCGTCTGGCGGATATGTACCGCCAGGTGGGGATGATCAAGGACGCCCTGCAGGTGCATCTGTCCGTGGCGGAATTCTTCACCAAGAAAGGCCTCATCAAACGGGCCCTCGAGGAATTCGCCAAGGTCGTGGAACTGGACCCCAAGAACCTCAAGAACAAGGTGAAGCTGGCGGACCTCTACAACAAAGAAGGGATGAAGGACCGCGCCGCGGCCATCTACCTGGAAGTGGCCGAGGCCCTGGCCATCGAGCAGATGCACACCGAGGCGAACCAGATCCTCGAGCGGGCCAAGTCCATGGTCAGCACGCCGCAGGTGTTCCTGACGCAGAGCCGCCTGGCGGTGATCCAGAAGGATCTCAGTGCCGCGGCCAGCCACCTGCGGGAAGGCCTCAAGGCCAATCCACGCAGCAATGAATTGCTGGAGGCCCTGGCCGAGATCGAAATCCAGAGCAAGAATCCGGACCGGGCCCTCGAAGCCCTGGGACAGATCCCCCAATTGCCCGAGAAGGCGCTGCAGCTCTGCGAACGCGCCCTGCGCGATCTACTGAAGGCCAACCGCGGCGAGGAAGGCCTGCGGCTGTTCAAGCCCATCGGCCGCGAATTCGCGCGGCGGGGCATGGGCGACAACGCCGCCAAGGCGCTGAAGAGCGCGCTGCAGGGCCACTGGTCCAGCGAAGCCTACATCCAGCTTGCGGAGATCGCGCATCAGAGCGGGAACCGCCAGGAGCAGGGTGCCGCGCTCCAAAACGCGTACAACCTCGCCACCCAGCAGAGGGACCAGAACCTCGCCGCGCACTTGGCCGAACAGCTCAAGGCCCTGGGCATCACGCCAGGGGAAGCGCCGGATGCCCCGCCCTCTTCGCCGGGAATGCCGGCCTACGCAGGTGCCTCCGAGCACACCATGGGCGGGGGCCGGCCCACCGACACCACCGAGATGGACCCGGTCAAACAGCTGCAGATCCAGCAACTGGTCCGGGAAGCGGAAGCCTACACCCGGTCGAAGTCCACGGACCGCGCGGTGGAGGCCTACAAGAAAATCCTCGAACTGGATCCCGCCTTCGACATCGCCATCGACAAGATCGCCGAGATCCACAAGGCCTCCGGCATTCTCAGCCGGGTGCAGATGCACTACGTCCAGACCGCCCAGGTCCTGGTGGGAAAGGGATTCAGGAACAAGGCTCTCGAGTTGCTGGACCGCGCCGAACAGATGTTCCCGGGTTCCACGCGCCTCCACCGCCGGACTTTGGGCCTCGTCGATGTCGCCGCTCCGCCTCCGCCGACCGCCCCACCGGCCCCGCCCCGGGCGCCGGCCCCGCCCCGCCCCGATCCCTTTTCCGCGCCGCCTCCGCACATGGCGGATTCCATCGCTTTGGGGCCGCCTCCCAGCGAGTCGCTGGGCGGAGTCCCCTTCAGCACGCTGCTGCCCCCGGAAACCAAAGGCGCCCCGGCACCTCCTCCGGAGATGTTGATCTCGTTGGATCTGCCCGGGGGCCTGCCGGCCATCCCCGCATCGGCGGCTTTGGAACCCGGCGCGCCGCTTGCACCATTGGCTCCCGCGGGCCCCGCCGCCGTCGAATCCGCCCAATTCAATCTTCCGACTCCCACCGATTCCATGGATTTCATGGCCGATCTGGATCTGGGGGCAGCGCCATCCTTCGGCCCCATGGGCTCGTCGCCTTTCGATTTCATCCCCCCGGAACCGGAAGCGCCGGCTGCCCCTCCGGCCCCAGCCGCCGAAGCGCCCGGCACGCCGCCCGAAGCCATGTTGACCATGCCCATGCCGCTCATGCCCATGCCTGGCGAGGTTCTGGGGGTCGGCGGAGAGCCCCCGACGCTGCCTGGCTTCCCGGTCTTCGAACCCTTGCCGGGCGCCATCGCCGCCACCGGCCCGGTGGTGGATGATGAGCTCGCGTCCGTCCTTTCGGACATCGATTTCCAGATGGACTACGGCAGCCCCGAGGAGGCCAAGGAAGAGATCGTCGCGGCGCTCCAGCAGTACCAGGACCATCCGGAGCTGCTGTCCCGCCTGAACCGCGCCGACGAAGCCCTGCGCAAGATCGGCGTGGAGGCCACCTCCAAGGATGACGATGATTTCAGCCACTCCTTCTTCGACCTCACCGACGTGCTCGGCGACGCCTTGCTCGAGACCGGCGAAGGCGAGGAGATGCACGATGCCACCAACGTGGTGGAGAAGGTGCAGAGCGTGGACGAGCTGTTCTCCGCCTTCCGGGACGGCGTCGAAAAGCAGGTCCAGGGCGACGATTACGACACCCACTACAACCTGGGCATCGCCTACAAGGAAATGATGCTGCTGGAGCCGGCCGTCGAGGAATTCAAGAAGGCCATGGTCGATCCGGAGCGCACCCAGGAATGCTGCTCCATGCTCAGCATCTGCGAGCTCGAGCTGGGCAACCAGGAGGCCGCCATCGATTGGCTGAACCAGGGCATCCACGCGCCCGGCTTCCCCCCCGAGGACAGCATCGGCCTGCGCTACGACCTCGGCGAATTGCTGCTGTCCGCGGGCCGCCGGGATGAGGCCAAGATCGAGTTCACGGCTGTCCACGACATGGATCCGGACTACAGGGAAGTGGCGGCCCGGTTGGCCTGATGCCGGTTGCGAGGTAGAGGCAGCAGGCGCGATGGGCGAAGCTCTGGCCGAGCTTCACCCAGACCTCAGACCTCGTGCCGAATGCCCGAAGCGCCCCAGGGCTGCAAGGCCTGCAGCGCGGGCTGCGCGGCCTTTCCGGGGCGCTGGAGGCGCGTGAGTTCCAGGGCCTGCCCATCCCCTGCGGCGAACCAGGCGCCCCCCTTGTCCCATCGCAAGGTGCCCGGGGCGTCGCTGCTGGGTTTCAAGGAACCTGCGCCGAGGACTTTGATGGGCTGGTTTTCCAGCAGCAATTCAATGCCGGGCCAGGGCTGCAGGCCCCGGACGCGGCGATGCAGTTCCAGCGCGGGCCTGGACGGATCCAGGCGGGACATGGCCTTGGTGAGCTTGGGGGCGAGGGTGGCGCCCGCGGAGTCCTGGGCTGCGGGGCGGGCTGTGCCGTCCAGCAGGGCGGGGAGGTGCTGCTCCAGCAGCGCCGCCGCATCGCAGGCCAATTGAGCGAGCAACGAATCCGACGTGTCCTGCATCGTGATGGGCCGCCGGCTCATGGCCAGGACCGGACCTTCATCGAGCCCTTCGGTCAGCCGCATGAGGCTGACGCCGGTCTCCGGGTCCCCGGCCAGGATGGCGTGGTTCACGGGCGCGGCTCCCCGCCAGCGGGGCAGCAGGGAGAAATGCAGATTCCAGGCGCCCAGGCGGCAGGATTCCAGCATCCAGGAAGGCAGGAGGTGCCCGTAGGCCACCACGATGGCCAGTTCAATGCCCAGGGACTCCCAGAGCGATCGCGCCGCTTCCGTCTTCCACCGTTCGGGCTGGTGCACCGCGAGGCCCAATTCCTGGGCGGCCGCGGCCACGGGCGGGGGGGTGAGCGCGCGGCCTCTGCCAACGGGCCGGTCGGGGTTGGAGAAGACCGCCTGGACCGGATGCGCCGCTGCCAAAACGCGGAGGGCCGGCACGGCGGCCTGGGGCGTGCCGAGAAAGGCGATGCGGGTCACGAGGCTTTGTGCTGCTTCTGATACCGGCGCTGGATGACCTGGCGTTTCACCGGACCGAAGTACTCCACGAAGAGCCTCCCGCGCAGATGGTCGATTTCATGGCAGTAGGCGCGCGCCATCAAGTCCTCGCCCCAGATCTCGTCCCAGGTCCCGTCGGGCCGGCGGTTCTTGATTTTCACTTTTTGCGGGCGCTCCAGCACCTCATGGATGCCGGGAATGGACAGGCAGCCCTCGGGGCCGGTCTGGCTGCCTTCTGTTTGGAGGATCTCGGGATTGATCAGGACGAGCTTCTGGGATGGATCCTCCCCGCAGGAGCAGTCGATCACCGCGAGATTGAGATTCACGCCGACCTGGGGGGCCGCCAGTCCGACGCCTTCCTCGTCCAGGGCCGTCTCGAACAGGTCCGCCACCAGCTGCTCCAGCTCCGGCGACCAGGGGCCCACATCGGCGCTGTTCTTTTTCAAGCGGGGGTCGCCCCAGGTGAGTATCGGTCGGACAGCCATGCATTCCTCG comes from Holophagaceae bacterium and encodes:
- a CDS encoding tetratricopeptide repeat protein, coding for MSIDRAKVTKEADKLLAAGRIDKAIEEYRKLLDDNPKDLPLMNRIGDLCVQAKRIGEAIDLFKRLGMTYERDGFTQKGIAVLKKATRLAPDDLDMSGRLADMYRQVGMIKDALQVHLSVAEFFTKKGLIKRALEEFAKVVELDPKNLKNKVKLADLYNKEGMKDRAAAIYLEVAEALAIEQMHTEANQILERAKSMVSTPQVFLTQSRLAVIQKDLSAAASHLREGLKANPRSNELLEALAEIEIQSKNPDRALEALGQIPQLPEKALQLCERALRDLLKANRGEEGLRLFKPIGREFARRGMGDNAAKALKSALQGHWSSEAYIQLAEIAHQSGNRQEQGAALQNAYNLATQQRDQNLAAHLAEQLKALGITPGEAPDAPPSSPGMPAYAGASEHTMGGGRPTDTTEMDPVKQLQIQQLVREAEAYTRSKSTDRAVEAYKKILELDPAFDIAIDKIAEIHKASGILSRVQMHYVQTAQVLVGKGFRNKALELLDRAEQMFPGSTRLHRRTLGLVDVAAPPPPTAPPAPPRAPAPPRPDPFSAPPPHMADSIALGPPPSESLGGVPFSTLLPPETKGAPAPPPEMLISLDLPGGLPAIPASAALEPGAPLAPLAPAGPAAVESAQFNLPTPTDSMDFMADLDLGAAPSFGPMGSSPFDFIPPEPEAPAAPPAPAAEAPGTPPEAMLTMPMPLMPMPGEVLGVGGEPPTLPGFPVFEPLPGAIAATGPVVDDELASVLSDIDFQMDYGSPEEAKEEIVAALQQYQDHPELLSRLNRADEALRKIGVEATSKDDDDFSHSFFDLTDVLGDALLETGEGEEMHDATNVVEKVQSVDELFSAFRDGVEKQVQGDDYDTHYNLGIAYKEMMLLEPAVEEFKKAMVDPERTQECCSMLSICELELGNQEAAIDWLNQGIHAPGFPPEDSIGLRYDLGELLLSAGRRDEAKIEFTAVHDMDPDYREVAARLA
- a CDS encoding methionyl-tRNA formyltransferase; amino-acid sequence: MTRIAFLGTPQAAVPALRVLAAAHPVQAVFSNPDRPVGRGRALTPPPVAAAAQELGLAVHQPERWKTEAARSLWESLGIELAIVVAYGHLLPSWMLESCRLGAWNLHFSLLPRWRGAAPVNHAILAGDPETGVSLMRLTEGLDEGPVLAMSRRPITMQDTSDSLLAQLACDAAALLEQHLPALLDGTARPAAQDSAGATLAPKLTKAMSRLDPSRPALELHRRVRGLQPWPGIELLLENQPIKVLGAGSLKPSSDAPGTLRWDKGGAWFAAGDGQALELTRLQRPGKAAQPALQALQPWGASGIRHEV
- the def gene encoding peptide deformylase — translated: MAVRPILTWGDPRLKKNSADVGPWSPELEQLVADLFETALDEEGVGLAAPQVGVNLNLAVIDCSCGEDPSQKLVLINPEILQTEGSQTGPEGCLSIPGIHEVLERPQKVKIKNRRPDGTWDEIWGEDLMARAYCHEIDHLRGRLFVEYFGPVKRQVIQRRYQKQHKAS